From Burkholderia sp. WP9, a single genomic window includes:
- a CDS encoding LysR substrate-binding domain-containing protein, translating to MPLRLPPLPALRFFEAAGRHQSFKLAAAELNVTPSAVSHGIVGLEQALGVELFAREPRGISLTAAGADYLSYVSEAFSLIAIGTQRLPNHRADRPIALSCAPTFASRWLLPRLAGFRARWPNVNVSVDTSHRQVGFPVDGFDFAIRLSRAPVAGTAWTRLFGERFVPVCSPAYLETLRDENGHADLRRATLVHVNAASEDWQVWLDATGTEGIDTTGGLHVDTIQLAFEAAAVGLGVALGRKPLVDSELVSGVLVEASPATIASTTAYWLVSAENADRRPELFDFKRWLVSEAEHLATDADATAHAVRSAAN from the coding sequence ATGCCGCTTCGTCTGCCACCGCTGCCGGCGCTTCGTTTTTTTGAAGCGGCCGGCAGGCATCAGAGTTTCAAACTCGCCGCCGCGGAACTGAATGTGACGCCGAGCGCCGTGAGCCACGGCATTGTCGGACTGGAACAGGCGCTCGGCGTCGAACTGTTCGCGCGCGAGCCGCGCGGCATTTCCCTCACGGCGGCCGGCGCGGATTATTTGTCCTACGTCTCCGAGGCGTTTTCGCTGATCGCCATCGGCACGCAGCGCCTGCCGAACCACCGCGCCGACCGCCCGATCGCGCTGAGTTGCGCGCCGACCTTCGCGTCGCGCTGGTTGTTGCCGCGCCTCGCCGGCTTTCGCGCGCGCTGGCCGAATGTGAACGTGAGCGTCGACACGTCGCATCGTCAGGTCGGTTTTCCCGTCGACGGTTTCGACTTCGCGATCCGCTTGAGCCGCGCGCCGGTTGCAGGCACCGCCTGGACGCGCCTGTTCGGCGAGCGCTTCGTGCCCGTGTGCAGCCCCGCGTATCTGGAAACGCTGCGCGACGAGAACGGCCACGCCGACCTGCGACGCGCGACGCTCGTTCACGTCAACGCCGCCAGCGAAGACTGGCAGGTGTGGCTGGATGCGACCGGCACGGAAGGCATCGACACGACCGGCGGCTTGCATGTCGACACGATCCAGCTCGCGTTCGAAGCCGCCGCCGTGGGCCTCGGCGTCGCGCTCGGCAGAAAGCCGCTGGTGGATTCCGAACTGGTCAGCGGCGTGCTGGTGGAGGCGAGTCCGGCGACCATCGCCTCGACCACGGCCTACTGGCTGGTGAGCGCTGAAAACGCGGATCGTCGGCCGGAGCTTTTCGACTTCAAGCGCTGGCTGGTGAGCGAGGCCGAGCACCTGGCGACGGACGCCGACGCAACCGCCCACGCAGTGCGCAGCGCCGCCAACTAA
- a CDS encoding LysR family transcriptional regulator codes for MRISLRLLRYFAAAAQTGSTTAAARQLNVSQPSISVAIRELEALFEETLFARDAGSKMTLTRFGVRKLAEARQLLAAANAFELDDSGDAASGEVHIGVFSTLAPVYLPVLLRIAQTRFPNLTVRFVEGNLVELEEWLNSSHIELALTYDVGLPAELELEPLASLRPYGLVPADSKLAKARGGISLSELAKEPLILIDLPHSREFLMAPFWQFGLTPEVRYRATSIELVRSMVANGLGVSLLITQSPAAAVSTAVAERPIREETIRQPLVIARSKRATRTRASELVAQCIRDAVREAMAARAGHRRKTRPILSGQAE; via the coding sequence ATGCGTATCTCACTGCGGCTGTTGCGTTATTTCGCGGCTGCGGCGCAAACCGGCAGCACGACGGCAGCGGCACGTCAGCTCAACGTTTCGCAACCGTCTATCTCCGTTGCGATCCGCGAACTGGAAGCGCTATTCGAAGAAACCCTGTTCGCGCGCGACGCCGGTTCGAAGATGACGTTGACGCGCTTCGGCGTGCGCAAGCTTGCGGAAGCGCGTCAACTGCTCGCCGCCGCCAATGCCTTCGAACTCGACGACAGCGGCGACGCGGCGTCGGGAGAAGTCCATATCGGCGTGTTCAGCACGCTGGCTCCGGTGTATTTGCCAGTGTTGCTGCGCATTGCGCAAACACGTTTTCCGAACCTGACGGTGCGCTTCGTGGAAGGCAATCTGGTGGAACTGGAGGAATGGCTGAACAGCAGCCATATCGAACTGGCGCTGACCTACGACGTAGGCTTGCCCGCCGAACTCGAACTCGAGCCGCTGGCATCGTTGCGTCCATACGGCCTCGTACCCGCCGACTCGAAGCTCGCCAAAGCGCGCGGCGGCATTTCGCTCTCCGAGCTTGCCAAAGAGCCGTTGATTCTCATCGATCTGCCGCACAGCCGTGAGTTTTTGATGGCGCCGTTCTGGCAATTTGGGCTGACGCCGGAAGTCCGTTATCGCGCGACGTCGATCGAACTGGTGCGGAGCATGGTGGCCAACGGCCTGGGGGTATCGCTGCTGATCACGCAGAGCCCGGCGGCTGCGGTCAGCACAGCGGTCGCCGAGCGGCCGATCCGCGAGGAAACCATCCGCCAGCCGCTCGTGATCGCGCGCTCGAAGCGGGCGACGCGCACCCGAGCCTCGGAGCTAGTAGCGCAGTGCATCCGCGACGCCGTGCGTGAAGCGATGGCCGCGCGCGCGGGCCATCGCCGAAAGACCCGGCCAATTCTCTCTGGTCAGGCCGAATAG
- a CDS encoding cupin domain-containing protein gives MSIEVATRLQYIRKKHGLSQRELAKRAGVTNGTISLIEQNRVSPSVGSLKKLLECIPMSLAEFFTFEVEVERSVVSRRADMPNLGNESIEFYLAGSSVKDRNMGILREVYQPLSDTGPEMLEHEGHEGGVVVSGQIELTVDGITWLLDPGDSYYFESRLPHRFRNPSAEHLCEIVSANSPPTF, from the coding sequence ATGTCCATAGAAGTAGCCACCCGTCTGCAATACATCCGCAAGAAGCACGGCTTGTCACAGCGTGAACTGGCGAAACGGGCGGGAGTGACGAACGGCACCATCTCGCTGATCGAACAGAATCGCGTGAGCCCGTCGGTCGGCTCGTTGAAGAAACTGCTCGAATGCATTCCCATGAGCCTCGCCGAATTCTTCACCTTCGAAGTCGAGGTGGAGCGTTCGGTCGTGTCGCGCCGGGCGGATATGCCGAACCTCGGCAATGAGTCGATCGAGTTCTATCTCGCGGGGTCGAGCGTGAAAGACCGCAACATGGGGATTTTGCGCGAGGTCTATCAGCCGTTGTCGGACACCGGTCCGGAAATGCTGGAGCATGAGGGGCACGAGGGCGGGGTGGTGGTCAGCGGTCAGATCGAACTGACGGTGGACGGCATCACATGGCTGCTCGACCCCGGTGACAGCTACTACTTCGAAAGCCGTCTTCCGCACCGTTTTCGCAATCCCAGCGCGGAGCATCTCTGCGAGATCGTGTCGGCCAATTCGCCGCCCACCTTCTGA
- a CDS encoding VTT domain-containing protein, which yields MWHFPVAIPPSLGVWAVFMSVLVTQLGVPIPAAPMLILGGTMAAMGQTSYASVVCAAVGATLIADSLWFFTGRAYGRRLLNSLVRFSLSLDTTVRVARNTYERYGAPILTIAKFLPGLGLISAPLLGTTAINVGVFLLWDFVGAVLWSGVWVIGGGALHDQIVQLMLLVRHNGGTIFDAFAVIFVAVLLYRWVRRWQFRRWLAHTRISPDQLDELMKSNEPPLIFDARPRSVREKESHRIAGARPLDLDSPEPIDPELLKRPIVVYCVCPNEATAKRIVNQLHRKNIHHIRALKGGLDAWEKRGYPVEPLPPDFHTAKAHMLEDEGEEGEYTVRARLAK from the coding sequence GTGTGGCATTTTCCGGTTGCTATTCCACCCTCGCTGGGCGTGTGGGCCGTGTTCATGAGCGTGCTCGTCACGCAACTCGGCGTGCCGATTCCGGCCGCGCCGATGCTGATCCTCGGTGGAACCATGGCCGCCATGGGGCAAACCTCGTATGCGAGCGTCGTATGCGCCGCGGTCGGCGCCACGCTGATTGCCGACTCGCTCTGGTTCTTCACCGGCCGGGCTTATGGCCGCCGCCTGCTGAATTCTCTGGTGCGCTTCTCCCTCTCGCTCGACACCACGGTCCGTGTCGCGCGCAACACCTATGAGCGCTACGGCGCGCCGATCCTCACCATCGCGAAGTTCCTGCCCGGACTCGGCCTGATTTCCGCGCCGCTGCTCGGCACGACAGCCATCAACGTCGGCGTGTTTCTGCTGTGGGATTTTGTCGGTGCCGTACTGTGGTCCGGCGTGTGGGTGATTGGCGGCGGCGCCCTGCATGACCAGATCGTGCAACTGATGCTCCTCGTACGCCATAACGGCGGCACGATTTTCGACGCGTTCGCAGTGATCTTCGTGGCGGTGCTGCTGTATCGCTGGGTGCGCCGCTGGCAGTTTCGTCGATGGCTCGCGCATACGCGCATTTCGCCGGATCAACTCGACGAGTTGATGAAGTCGAACGAGCCCCCGCTGATTTTCGACGCGCGTCCACGCAGCGTGCGCGAAAAGGAATCGCACCGGATCGCCGGCGCGCGGCCGCTGGATCTCGATTCACCCGAACCGATCGATCCCGAGTTGCTGAAGCGGCCGATCGTCGTCTACTGCGTGTGTCCGAACGAAGCAACGGCAAAGCGGATCGTCAACCAGTTGCATCGCAAGAATATTCACCATATCCGCGCGCTCAAGGGCGGACTCGACGCGTGGGAGAAACGCGGTTATCCCGTGGAGCCGTTGCCGCCCGACTTCCATACGGCAAAGGCTCACATGCTGGAAGACGAAGGCGAGGAAGGCGAATACACGGTGCGGGCGCGGCTGGCGAAATAA
- a CDS encoding DUF899 family protein: MTDAHASTQTLTPARLLADAPSRFPGESAEYRRARNDLLAEEIELRRHIERVAAQRRALPPGGVVPEDYLFMGEAGPVTLSEMFGAHDTLVTYNWMFGPQRARPCPMCTSLLSAYDGEMPDILQRVAFAVIARSPIEKLVAFKKERGWRHLRLYSSGGNTFNRDYAAEDPAGDDNPAFNVFSRSGGTVRHFWAEEMGPSTADPGQDPRGAPDVMPIWTVLDMTPGGRGTDWYPKLEYGAAAV; encoded by the coding sequence ATGACCGACGCACACGCATCCACCCAGACCCTGACGCCGGCCCGGCTGCTGGCCGACGCGCCGAGCCGGTTTCCCGGCGAGAGCGCCGAATATCGTCGCGCGCGCAACGATCTGCTCGCCGAGGAAATCGAATTGCGCCGGCATATTGAGCGCGTCGCCGCACAGCGCCGCGCGCTGCCGCCCGGCGGCGTCGTGCCCGAGGATTATTTGTTCATGGGCGAAGCGGGGCCGGTAACGCTATCGGAGATGTTCGGCGCGCATGACACGCTCGTCACCTACAACTGGATGTTCGGCCCGCAGCGTGCCCGGCCGTGTCCAATGTGCACGTCGCTGCTGAGCGCATACGACGGCGAAATGCCCGATATCCTGCAGCGCGTGGCGTTTGCCGTGATTGCCCGCTCGCCGATCGAGAAACTGGTTGCGTTCAAGAAGGAGCGTGGCTGGCGGCACCTGCGGCTTTATTCGTCAGGCGGCAACACCTTCAATCGCGATTACGCAGCCGAAGATCCGGCCGGCGACGATAATCCCGCGTTCAATGTTTTCTCGCGTTCAGGCGGCACCGTGCGGCACTTCTGGGCCGAGGAGATGGGCCCCTCGACGGCGGACCCCGGCCAGGATCCACGCGGCGCACCCGACGTGATGCCGATCTGGACCGTGCTCGACATGACGCCCGGCGGTCGCGGCACGGATTGGTATCCGAAGCTCGAATACGGCGCTGCGGCGGTTTAG
- a CDS encoding peroxidase-related enzyme, whose product MTNPRPISRYPVPEPDAWPDDIRARILEVQEKAGFVPNVFLTLAHRPDEFRAFFAYHDALMLKDGGLSKGEREMIVVATSAINQCLYCVVAHGAILRIYEKAPLVADQVAVNHRKADITPRQKAMLDFAVKVCSESGTVGDADFQTLREHGFSDEDIWDIAAITAFFGLSNRMANVISMRPNDEFYLMGRVPKAAADTPRK is encoded by the coding sequence ATGACAAATCCCCGACCGATCAGCCGCTACCCCGTGCCGGAACCGGACGCATGGCCGGACGACATTCGCGCTCGCATTCTCGAAGTGCAGGAGAAAGCCGGTTTCGTGCCGAACGTCTTTCTGACGCTCGCGCACCGTCCGGACGAGTTCCGCGCGTTCTTCGCCTATCACGACGCGCTCATGCTGAAAGACGGTGGCCTCAGCAAAGGCGAGCGCGAAATGATCGTGGTCGCCACCAGCGCGATCAACCAGTGCCTGTATTGCGTGGTCGCGCACGGTGCGATTCTGCGCATCTACGAGAAGGCGCCGTTGGTGGCGGATCAGGTCGCCGTGAATCATCGCAAGGCGGATATCACGCCGCGGCAGAAGGCGATGCTCGATTTCGCGGTCAAGGTGTGCAGCGAGTCGGGCACGGTCGGCGACGCCGATTTTCAAACGCTGCGCGAGCATGGCTTTTCCGACGAAGACATCTGGGATATCGCCGCGATTACGGCGTTTTTCGGTTTGTCGAATCGTATGGCCAACGTTATTTCCATGCGTCCGAACGACGAGTTCTATCTGATGGGGCGTGTGCCGAAAGCTGCTGCGGATACGCCGCGAAAATAG
- a CDS encoding MarR family winged helix-turn-helix transcriptional regulator, with translation MTQRTENLLGVLALLITDEMNAQPAVEALAGPTARAMLNAVGQYPDSSIEVLREAVDLSHPAAVRAVAGLVEAGLVEKRTGSDKRAVALALTVAGKREAKRLQTARDRMLQRVVGRLDGSEREVLESLLIKILWHETRDPAHAMQLCRLCDDGPCLKAGCPVECREQGLPMPERGHS, from the coding sequence ATGACGCAGCGCACAGAAAATCTGCTGGGCGTGCTAGCCCTGCTGATCACCGACGAAATGAACGCGCAGCCCGCCGTGGAGGCGCTCGCCGGCCCCACCGCCCGCGCCATGCTCAACGCGGTCGGCCAATATCCCGATTCATCCATTGAAGTGCTGCGCGAAGCAGTCGACCTGTCGCATCCGGCCGCCGTGCGCGCCGTGGCGGGACTGGTCGAGGCGGGTCTCGTCGAGAAAAGAACGGGCTCGGACAAACGCGCTGTTGCACTGGCCTTGACCGTGGCCGGCAAACGCGAAGCCAAACGTCTGCAAACGGCGCGCGACAGGATGCTGCAACGCGTTGTCGGACGGCTCGACGGCAGCGAGCGCGAAGTGCTGGAAAGCCTGCTGATCAAGATCTTGTGGCACGAGACGCGCGATCCGGCGCATGCCATGCAGTTGTGCCGCCTCTGCGACGACGGCCCATGCCTGAAAGCCGGCTGTCCGGTCGAATGCCGCGAACAGGGCCTGCCTATGCCAGAGCGGGGCCATTCATGA
- a CDS encoding MFS transporter, giving the protein MKAAAPVRWPAIAALTAVSALAQVGQFGIGFMVLPVWLAHRGLDAPRAGLFSAAQWTGMLAGLLIAPWLVARIGAKSTVSLGLLATLVAFAAMGALSWPLWLIPGLLTGLGIGLRWIANETWLYSLVPAESSGRVVGVHEALIATAGVIGPALAVWCDVDGRMTFAAGAAFTFAAALPLWSTASDEKRPALDTARPVRKTSDERRLPIGALVSLGMVVVAAGGIGDGALYGLFPLFADAHGLSATQTATLLTLFGVGGMALQFPVGWLADRAGLAATVIVCAALSTLAICGFALNAPASWLAAASALLLGGMNSSFITLGMYAAACSDKAALTRNMRLVSLTFTASSIVGPLAAGFAMKARGSDMLMWQLALMSGALVIYTLGLREGRRQPERSSSLG; this is encoded by the coding sequence ATGAAAGCCGCCGCACCGGTGCGCTGGCCGGCCATCGCGGCATTGACCGCGGTATCGGCCCTGGCGCAGGTCGGCCAGTTCGGCATCGGCTTCATGGTGTTGCCAGTGTGGCTCGCCCACCGCGGGCTGGATGCGCCGCGCGCCGGTCTCTTTTCCGCCGCGCAATGGACCGGCATGCTGGCCGGCTTGCTGATCGCGCCGTGGCTGGTGGCGCGCATTGGCGCAAAAAGCACGGTGTCGCTGGGCCTGCTGGCCACGCTCGTGGCGTTCGCGGCCATGGGCGCTTTGTCGTGGCCGCTTTGGCTAATTCCCGGACTGCTCACGGGACTGGGCATCGGCTTGCGCTGGATCGCCAACGAGACCTGGCTCTATAGTCTGGTCCCCGCTGAATCGAGCGGCCGCGTGGTGGGCGTGCATGAAGCGCTGATCGCCACGGCGGGCGTTATCGGCCCTGCGCTTGCGGTGTGGTGCGATGTCGATGGGCGCATGACGTTCGCGGCCGGTGCGGCCTTCACGTTCGCGGCGGCGCTGCCGCTGTGGTCGACCGCATCGGATGAGAAGCGGCCCGCTCTGGACACCGCGCGGCCCGTGCGTAAAACAAGCGATGAACGGCGCTTGCCGATCGGCGCGCTCGTGAGCCTCGGCATGGTGGTCGTCGCGGCGGGCGGTATCGGCGACGGCGCGCTGTACGGCCTCTTCCCACTATTCGCCGACGCGCACGGCCTCAGCGCCACGCAAACCGCCACGTTGCTCACGCTGTTCGGCGTGGGCGGCATGGCGCTGCAATTTCCGGTCGGCTGGCTGGCCGATCGCGCGGGGCTCGCCGCCACGGTGATCGTCTGCGCCGCGCTCAGCACGCTGGCCATCTGCGGATTCGCGTTGAACGCGCCCGCCTCGTGGCTCGCGGCCGCGAGCGCACTGTTGCTCGGCGGCATGAACAGTTCGTTCATCACACTCGGCATGTACGCGGCGGCTTGCAGCGACAAGGCCGCGCTCACGCGCAACATGCGGCTGGTGTCGCTCACCTTTACGGCGAGTTCGATCGTTGGGCCGCTTGCCGCGGGCTTCGCCATGAAAGCGCGTGGCAGCGACATGTTGATGTGGCAACTGGCGCTCATGAGCGGCGCATTGGTGATCTATACGCTCGGATTGCGCGAAGGCCGGCGCCAGCCCGAGCGCTCGTCGTCGTTGGGCTGA
- a CDS encoding cupin domain-containing protein, which yields MSDVLRDARAPVVKVRPDREMATTQRLPYFVGISAGTAGTTGLSMYMVVVPPGGHAEPHFHADYETAIYMLEGKIETRYGPGLRESVITEAGDFLFIPPGVPHQPFNLDANTAARAIVARNHADEHERVVPYDPASDA from the coding sequence ATGTCAGACGTTTTGCGCGACGCGCGAGCGCCCGTCGTCAAGGTGCGCCCCGACCGGGAAATGGCGACGACTCAGCGGCTGCCTTACTTTGTCGGCATCTCGGCCGGCACCGCGGGCACCACGGGTTTGTCCATGTATATGGTCGTGGTGCCGCCCGGCGGCCACGCCGAACCCCACTTCCACGCCGACTACGAAACCGCGATTTACATGCTCGAAGGCAAGATCGAAACGCGTTATGGCCCTGGCTTGCGCGAGTCCGTCATCACCGAAGCGGGCGATTTCCTCTTCATTCCACCCGGCGTGCCGCATCAGCCGTTCAATCTGGACGCCAATACCGCAGCGCGAGCGATCGTGGCGCGCAACCATGCGGACGAGCACGAACGGGTCGTGCCATACGATCCGGCCTCGGACGCTTGA
- the speB gene encoding agmatinase yields MTELVYGDGAIRRTSLYGSSIENTYAGVLSFMRRKYTRELDGVDVVVSGVPLDLATTFRSGARLGPAAVRAASVQLSELHPYPWGFNPFDDLAVTDYGDCWFDAHNPLTINASIVEHARAILRSDAKMLTLGGDHYITYPLLIAHAEKYGKPLSLIHFDAHCDTWADDSPDSLNHGSMFYKAVKDGLIDPKTSVQIGIRTWNDDFMGINILDAAWVHEHGTRAAVERITSIVGERPAYLTFDIDCLDPAFAPGTGTPVAGGLSSAQGLAIVRALGALNLVGADVVEVAPAYDHGEITAIAAAHIACDLLCLWRQRKVAHREA; encoded by the coding sequence ATGACTGAACTCGTCTATGGCGACGGCGCGATCCGCCGCACGTCGCTTTATGGCTCGTCGATCGAAAACACCTATGCGGGCGTGCTGTCGTTCATGCGCCGCAAGTACACGCGTGAACTCGACGGTGTCGACGTGGTTGTTTCCGGCGTGCCGCTCGATCTGGCCACTACGTTCCGTTCGGGCGCGCGTCTTGGCCCCGCCGCGGTGCGCGCGGCCAGTGTGCAGTTGTCGGAGTTGCATCCGTATCCGTGGGGTTTCAATCCGTTCGATGACCTCGCCGTGACCGACTATGGCGATTGCTGGTTCGACGCCCACAATCCGCTCACCATCAACGCGTCCATCGTCGAGCATGCGCGCGCGATTCTGCGCTCGGACGCGAAGATGTTGACGCTCGGCGGCGATCACTACATCACCTATCCGTTGTTGATCGCGCATGCGGAAAAGTACGGCAAGCCGCTTTCGCTGATTCATTTCGACGCCCATTGCGATACCTGGGCCGATGACAGTCCCGACAGCCTGAACCACGGCTCGATGTTCTACAAAGCGGTGAAAGACGGTCTGATCGATCCGAAGACTTCGGTGCAAATCGGCATTCGCACATGGAACGACGATTTTATGGGCATCAATATTCTCGACGCCGCCTGGGTGCACGAGCATGGCACGCGGGCAGCGGTGGAGCGGATCACGTCGATTGTGGGTGAGCGTCCCGCTTATTTGACTTTCGATATCGATTGTCTCGATCCGGCTTTCGCACCGGGCACGGGCACACCCGTGGCGGGTGGTTTGTCGTCGGCGCAGGGGCTGGCGATCGTGCGCGCGTTGGGCGCGTTGAATCTGGTCGGCGCGGATGTCGTGGAAGTCGCGCCCGCATACGACCACGGCGAGATCACGGCGATTGCCGCCGCGCATATCGCCTGCGATCTGTTGTGCCTGTGGCGTCAGCGCAAGGTTGCGCATCGCGAGGCTTAG
- a CDS encoding MFS transporter, with product MSTTNGSKRFSPAFNQTTLVILAGALILSAAMGIRQTFGLFIGPFSFDRGLPITLIAFAIALHNLVWGFAQPFAGAAADRYGSAPVVAFGATTFAAGLSLAAVAPGGAMLIVGMGLLVGIGVSCTTFGVVLPAVGRIASPEKRSMAMGLVSAGGSAGQVLMVPLVQNIRLSSGIATSLFVLAFLMLLIAPLGMMLDRRARVGTPVQEAPLEPLRKVLAQAARHRGYRLLTLGFFTCGFQLAFIATHLPEYLSLCHMPVGLGATALALIGLFNMAGSWACGWLGGRFRQHVVLGWLYLIRSATIGAFFLLPKSPASVVIFAAVMGLTWLGTVPLTSGLVAKVFGTRHLGSLFGFCFLSHQIGSFLGAWLGGLVFDLTGSYSLLWEATVIAGLVAAMLHFPIDDTAVSTHTLRVEPAAV from the coding sequence ATGTCGACCACCAACGGCAGCAAACGCTTCAGCCCCGCATTCAACCAGACGACGCTCGTGATCCTTGCCGGTGCGCTCATTCTGAGCGCCGCGATGGGCATCCGGCAGACCTTTGGTCTCTTCATCGGGCCGTTCTCGTTCGACCGCGGCTTGCCGATCACGCTGATCGCGTTCGCGATCGCGCTGCACAATCTGGTGTGGGGTTTCGCCCAGCCGTTCGCGGGCGCGGCCGCGGACCGTTACGGTTCAGCGCCGGTGGTCGCGTTCGGCGCGACGACGTTCGCGGCCGGGCTCAGTCTCGCGGCCGTGGCGCCGGGCGGCGCCATGCTGATCGTCGGTATGGGATTGCTGGTGGGCATCGGCGTGAGTTGCACGACCTTCGGCGTGGTGTTGCCGGCGGTCGGCCGAATCGCCTCGCCTGAAAAACGCAGCATGGCGATGGGTCTGGTCAGCGCCGGCGGTTCCGCGGGTCAGGTGCTGATGGTGCCGCTCGTGCAGAATATCCGGCTGAGTTCGGGCATCGCCACATCGCTTTTCGTGCTGGCTTTCCTGATGCTGTTGATCGCGCCGCTCGGCATGATGCTCGACCGGCGCGCGCGGGTGGGCACGCCGGTTCAGGAAGCGCCGCTTGAGCCGCTTCGTAAAGTGCTCGCCCAGGCGGCCCGGCATCGCGGCTACCGGCTGCTGACGCTTGGCTTCTTTACGTGTGGCTTCCAGCTTGCGTTCATCGCCACGCATCTGCCCGAATATCTGTCGCTATGTCATATGCCGGTCGGACTCGGCGCCACCGCGCTCGCGCTGATCGGCCTCTTCAATATGGCGGGCAGCTGGGCCTGCGGCTGGCTGGGCGGGCGTTTCCGGCAGCATGTCGTGCTCGGCTGGCTGTACCTGATTCGCAGCGCGACGATCGGCGCGTTCTTTCTGTTGCCGAAAAGCCCGGCTTCGGTCGTGATCTTCGCGGCCGTGATGGGGCTGACCTGGCTCGGTACCGTACCGCTCACGAGCGGGCTCGTCGCCAAAGTGTTCGGCACGCGCCACCTCGGCAGCCTGTTCGGGTTCTGCTTTCTGAGCCATCAGATCGGCTCGTTTCTCGGCGCGTGGTTGGGCGGTCTGGTGTTCGATCTCACCGGCTCGTATTCCCTGCTGTGGGAAGCGACCGTGATAGCCGGCCTCGTTGCCGCGATGCTGCACTTCCCGATCGACGACACCGCGGTGAGTACGCATACGCTGCGGGTCGAGCCGGCGGCGGTGTGA
- a CDS encoding aldehyde dehydrogenase, with product MDKKSLAFWQDKAATLTIEGRAFIDGEYRDADGGRTFDCLSPIDGKLLAKVADSGAADVDAAVAAARRAFDSGVWSGLNPRQRKAVLLRWAASIREHMDELALLETLDAGKPIADTTSVDVPGAAYCVEWFAEAIDKVGGEVAPADHHLVGLVTREPIGVVAAVVPWNFPILMASWKFGPALAAGNSVVLKPSEKSPLTAIRLAQLALEAGIPAGVFNVVPGAGEPGKLLALHQDVDCLAFTGSTNVGKLIMQYAGQSNLKRVWLELGGKSPNIVMPDCPDMDRAANAAAGAIFYNMGEMCTAGSRLLVHRDIKDAFLDKLIAAARSYTPGNPLDPKTSMGAIVDKVQLERVLGYIEAGRSEAKLLLGGARVKEETGGFYIEPTIFEIPASGAKVAREEIFGPVLSVITFDTVEEAIRIANDSEYGLAAAVWTSNLTTAHEMSRKLRAGTVWVNCYDEGGDMNFPFGGYKQSGNGRDKSLHALEKYTELKSTLVRLR from the coding sequence ATGGACAAGAAATCTCTCGCTTTCTGGCAAGACAAAGCCGCTACGCTGACTATTGAGGGCCGGGCGTTTATCGACGGCGAATACCGTGACGCCGACGGCGGCCGCACGTTCGACTGCCTGAGCCCGATCGACGGCAAGCTGCTCGCCAAGGTCGCCGACAGTGGCGCGGCAGACGTCGACGCCGCCGTTGCAGCCGCGCGCCGTGCCTTCGATTCCGGTGTGTGGTCGGGCCTCAACCCGCGTCAGCGCAAAGCGGTTCTGTTGCGCTGGGCCGCGTCGATCCGCGAGCACATGGACGAGCTCGCGCTGCTCGAAACGCTCGACGCCGGCAAGCCGATCGCCGACACCACCAGCGTGGACGTGCCGGGGGCGGCATATTGCGTCGAGTGGTTTGCCGAAGCCATCGACAAGGTCGGCGGCGAAGTCGCGCCGGCCGATCATCATCTGGTGGGACTGGTCACGCGCGAGCCGATCGGCGTGGTGGCGGCAGTGGTGCCGTGGAATTTCCCGATCCTGATGGCGTCGTGGAAATTCGGCCCGGCTCTGGCCGCGGGCAATAGCGTCGTGCTCAAGCCTTCGGAAAAGTCGCCGCTCACCGCGATCCGCCTCGCGCAGCTCGCACTGGAGGCAGGCATTCCCGCTGGCGTGTTCAACGTCGTGCCGGGCGCGGGCGAGCCAGGCAAGCTGCTGGCGCTGCATCAGGACGTGGACTGCCTTGCGTTTACCGGCTCGACCAACGTCGGCAAGCTGATCATGCAGTACGCCGGCCAGTCGAACCTGAAACGCGTGTGGCTCGAACTCGGCGGCAAGTCGCCGAACATCGTGATGCCGGATTGCCCGGATATGGACCGAGCGGCGAACGCGGCGGCCGGTGCGATCTTCTACAACATGGGTGAAATGTGCACGGCGGGTTCGCGCCTGCTCGTTCACCGCGACATCAAAGATGCGTTTCTCGACAAGTTGATCGCCGCGGCGCGCAGCTATACGCCGGGCAACCCGCTCGACCCGAAGACGTCGATGGGCGCGATCGTCGACAAGGTGCAGCTCGAACGCGTGCTCGGCTATATCGAGGCAGGCCGTTCAGAAGCAAAGCTGCTGCTGGGCGGCGCGCGCGTGAAAGAAGAAACGGGCGGCTTCTATATCGAGCCGACCATCTTCGAGATTCCGGCTTCAGGTGCGAAGGTTGCGCGGGAGGAGATCTTCGGGCCGGTGTTGTCGGTGATCACGTTCGATACCGTTGAAGAGGCGATCAGGATCGCTAACGACAGCGAATACGGTCTCGCCGCCGCTGTCTGGACCTCGAACCTGACCACCGCGCACGAAATGTCGCGCAAGCTCCGCGCCGGCACGGTATGGGTCAATTGCTACGACGAAGGCGGGGACATGAACTTCCCGTTCGGCGGCTACAAGCAATCCGGCAACGGCCGCGACAAGTCGCTGCACGCGCTGGAAAAATACACCGAGCTGAAGTCCACGCTGGTGCGGCTGCGCTAA